The Chryseobacterium sp. JV274 sequence AATAATGGCTTTATAATATTCTACCGCATGTTTATGATGCAGTATTTCCAGGGAAAAAAGACTTCCTCCAAGCGGAGCTCCAAACAATGCCGTAAAACCTGAAGCCATACCCGCAATACTCAAAGACCTCAGCTCTTCGCCTTTCAATCTGAAAATTTTCCCCAGCCAGGTTCCCGTAGATCCGGTGACCTGTACCAAAGGCGCTTCAGGCCCTAAACTTCCTCCTGATGCTACACAAAATAAAGATGAAAGGATCATTGATGGATTGTTCTTAGGCTCCAGTTTTCCCTTATTGAATCTGATGTTATTAACGATCAAATGAATTTCTCCCGGATCACCGATAAAATGAATCACTAACCCAGCCAATAACCCGCAGATTGCCATTGTCGGAATCACTTGCCAGCCTTGAAATTCGGCCAGGAATTCAGTGAAATGTTCCAATACGATCCAATATCCTCCGGCAATAATACCACCTACAAGGCCTGTAACAGCCCACATAAAAAAAGTACGGCTGAATACAAACGGATTGAATCTGATGGGTTGATCTAAGAGATTGAATGTTTTTATTAACCGTCTTCTTCTGTTAATTTTCATTCTTAAATTCTGTTTTTAGCAAAATAAAAGATAAGCATTCCCCAACTTAAGATCATCATCAGACCTCCAAGCGGAGTGATAGGTCCTAAGAATTTAAGGTTCATTCCCAAATAATCCTGCATACTCAGGAAATAGATACTCACTGAGAACAACAATGTTCCTGCAATCATTAAAATGGAAGTCCATTTTTCAGCAGAAGTTTCAAATTTTAAGATATACCCGATGATCAGCAGAAAAAAGGCTGCATACATCTGATACCTTACTCCTGTTT is a genomic window containing:
- a CDS encoding DUF423 domain-containing protein, producing the protein MKTITLVFGAVYGMVSVILGAFGAHALKKILAVERLESFETGVRYQMYAAFFLLIIGYILKFETSAEKWTSILMIAGTLLFSVSIYFLSMQDYLGMNLKFLGPITPLGGLMMILSWGMLIFYFAKNRI